A DNA window from Luteolibacter luteus contains the following coding sequences:
- the zwf gene encoding glucose-6-phosphate dehydrogenase, which yields MTNPFREDLVSRSRPEPCTVVIFGATGDLTHRKLVPAIYNLAVDGELPPGVKILGFARREKSDEEFRKGLEELNRKVSRSGHDDALWSKFVENIHYHQSEFTDADGYKRLAERLDAIDRERGGKGNRLFYVASAPEFFDDILEQLKAAGLNKAKDGCWARVIVEKPFGTDLATAQHLNEVVNRTFQERDTYRIDHYLGKETAQNIMVLRFANAIFEPLWNNRYISHVQITCAENLGMEGGRGGYYDKSGALRDMVQNHLLQLLSLVTMEPPTDLSADGVRDEKVKVIRSLRQWDTPEKVAENVIRAQYTAGHVDGKAVPGYREEDRVDPESMTESYVAVRLMIDTWRWSGVPFYIRMGKQLPKKATEISVHFKAPPCVLFNALPGGVPGANVLVIRIQPDEGISLRMVSKIPGTSLRLEPVKMDFHYATSFGKGSPEAYERLLLDAMAGDATLFARRDEVEEAWRFIDHIENAWHKSSNPPPMAQYVAGTWGPKEADELLQKDDNSWRRL from the coding sequence ATGACCAATCCGTTTCGCGAAGACCTCGTCTCCCGCTCGCGTCCCGAGCCGTGCACCGTGGTGATCTTTGGTGCCACCGGAGACCTCACCCACCGCAAGCTGGTTCCGGCGATCTACAACCTCGCAGTCGACGGTGAATTGCCGCCCGGAGTGAAGATCCTCGGTTTCGCTCGCCGCGAGAAATCGGACGAGGAGTTCCGCAAAGGTTTGGAAGAGCTGAATCGCAAGGTCTCGCGCTCTGGTCACGATGACGCCCTCTGGTCAAAGTTCGTTGAGAACATCCATTACCATCAGAGCGAGTTCACCGATGCGGATGGCTACAAGCGTTTGGCCGAGCGGCTCGATGCGATCGACCGGGAACGGGGAGGGAAGGGGAATCGCCTTTTCTACGTCGCCAGCGCCCCGGAGTTCTTCGATGACATTCTGGAGCAACTCAAGGCCGCCGGCCTGAACAAGGCAAAGGACGGCTGCTGGGCCCGTGTGATCGTCGAGAAGCCATTTGGCACCGATCTCGCCACCGCCCAGCATCTCAACGAAGTGGTGAACCGCACTTTCCAAGAGCGCGATACCTACCGCATCGACCACTACCTCGGCAAAGAGACGGCGCAGAACATCATGGTGCTGCGCTTTGCCAATGCGATTTTCGAACCACTCTGGAACAACCGCTACATCTCCCACGTGCAGATCACCTGCGCTGAGAACCTGGGCATGGAAGGCGGCCGCGGCGGTTACTACGACAAGTCCGGCGCGCTGCGAGACATGGTGCAGAATCACCTGCTGCAGCTCCTGAGCCTCGTGACCATGGAACCGCCTACCGATCTCAGTGCCGATGGCGTGCGCGATGAGAAGGTGAAGGTGATCCGTTCCCTTCGCCAATGGGACACTCCCGAGAAGGTCGCGGAGAACGTGATCCGCGCCCAATACACCGCCGGTCATGTCGATGGCAAAGCAGTGCCCGGCTATCGCGAGGAAGACCGTGTGGATCCGGAGAGCATGACCGAGTCCTACGTGGCCGTGCGCCTGATGATTGATACCTGGCGCTGGAGCGGCGTGCCCTTCTACATCCGCATGGGCAAGCAACTGCCGAAGAAGGCCACCGAGATTTCCGTGCATTTCAAGGCGCCGCCGTGCGTCCTTTTCAACGCGCTGCCGGGAGGTGTCCCGGGTGCGAACGTGCTGGTAATCCGCATCCAACCGGACGAAGGAATTTCACTGCGCATGGTTTCCAAGATTCCGGGCACGAGCCTGCGCTTGGAGCCGGTGAAGATGGATTTCCACTATGCCACCAGCTTCGGCAAGGGCAGTCCGGAAGCCTATGAACGCCTGCTGCTTGATGCGATGGCAGGAGATGCCACGCTCTTCGCAAGACGCGACGAGGTGGAAGAAGCATGGCGCTTTATCGACCACATCGAAAACGCCTGGCACAAGAGCTCGAACCCGCCGCCGATGGCCCAGTACGTCGCCGGCACCTGGGGACCGAAGGAAGCGGACGAACTATTGCAGAAGGACGACAACTCCTGGCGCAGGCTGTGA
- a CDS encoding glucose-6-phosphate dehydrogenase assembly protein OpcA, translated as MHPELGREVSVGSIDKELRKLWEEDDARTNASLMNLAVYSEEPGALEKNSQTVRELTAEHACRALLIGIDRNAPEASIRAWITAHCHLSHGRKSVCCEQIAFALTGKVTGRLRNTVFAHLNSDLPLIFWWQGELSPIFEDRLYSLVDRFVFDSSSWANPKDSFARISEAVENATNELVVQDLAWTRCFQFRVSIAALYEDPLVLAALPDVATVEIVHHPSDRATALQMLAWLAVQAGWRDGIELDLAVARQSGSKEGFSFEGANGKAIAATLTSDEDSAPLGLVRLSGGGVTVTVSREAGESHLVRRIEAPGHVVEAPGPVDPDDCAGLIGEQLARGGKNSLFQKILPRFRELLEK; from the coding sequence ATGCATCCCGAACTCGGTCGCGAGGTATCGGTAGGCTCCATCGACAAGGAGCTGCGCAAGCTGTGGGAAGAGGACGACGCGCGCACCAATGCCTCCTTGATGAACCTTGCGGTTTACTCTGAGGAGCCAGGTGCCCTTGAGAAAAATTCGCAGACTGTTCGGGAGCTTACCGCCGAGCATGCTTGCCGCGCATTGCTGATTGGAATCGATCGCAATGCTCCGGAAGCTTCGATCCGTGCGTGGATCACCGCGCATTGCCATCTTTCCCATGGCCGCAAGTCGGTGTGTTGCGAGCAGATCGCCTTCGCGCTGACAGGCAAGGTCACGGGCCGCTTGCGGAACACGGTCTTCGCGCATTTGAACTCCGACTTGCCGCTGATTTTCTGGTGGCAGGGAGAGCTCTCGCCGATCTTTGAAGATCGTCTCTACAGCCTTGTGGATCGTTTTGTCTTCGACAGCTCAAGCTGGGCAAACCCCAAGGATTCCTTCGCGCGCATTTCCGAAGCGGTGGAAAATGCAACCAACGAACTGGTGGTCCAGGATTTGGCATGGACCCGTTGCTTCCAATTCCGGGTTTCGATCGCGGCCCTCTATGAGGATCCCCTAGTACTTGCGGCTCTGCCGGACGTCGCCACGGTGGAGATTGTTCATCATCCTTCTGATCGCGCCACGGCGCTGCAGATGCTGGCATGGCTGGCCGTCCAAGCGGGATGGCGTGATGGGATCGAACTGGATCTTGCGGTGGCCCGTCAAAGTGGCAGCAAGGAAGGCTTCTCCTTTGAAGGGGCGAATGGAAAGGCCATCGCTGCCACACTGACGTCCGATGAAGATTCGGCACCGCTGGGTCTCGTCCGCTTGAGCGGTGGTGGAGTGACCGTCACGGTCTCACGTGAGGCAGGCGAGAGCCATCTTGTGCGGCGCATCGAGGCACCGGGTCATGTCGTCGAGGCACCGGGTCCGGTCGATCCGGATGACTGCGCGGGCTTGATCGGTGAGCAACTCGCCCGCGGTGGCAAGAACTCGCTTTTCCAGAAGATCTTGCCGAGATTTCGGGAGCTTCTCGAAAAGTAG